One Fibrobacter sp. DNA segment encodes these proteins:
- a CDS encoding type I restriction endonuclease, which yields MPKEFTEATRVQLTAIQHLTRIGYSYLGKISQEPGALPAADIRKYDPETNILTNIFAAQFQKLNPSAKVNPQNILDDIRKELDDDDLGQQFYQRITKCSPYKLIDFDNPENNTYHCTAEFTCRNGEDSFRPDITLFINGLPLVFIEVKKPNNAGGMVAESKRMNEIRFPNKKFRRFINITQLMIFSNNMEYDAKGGVVPIEGVFYCTAAKESAPFNCFREENPKREEVAPFVANFPYAPISPEFEKQVLMDFNVPVLKDNPEYKYNLGINTPTNRVLTSMVSPVRLLFLLKYGIAYLHKEKQNKDGQIESRHEKHIMRYQQFFAAMVIREKLATGVTSGVVWHTQGSGKTALSFHLSKVLKDFYAKQNKVAKFYFIVDRLDLLEQATDELYARGLKVSTANSREELMAQFRTTQALQGNSGADEITVVNIQKFKEDTEKVDLPNYATNLQRVFIMDEAHRGYKPNGCFLANLFNADSNAIKIALTGTPLIGSEKASCKVFGDYFHTYYYDRSIQDGYTLKIIREDIETSYRKKLDEAFESVKKLVEKGSVQKNQIIEHPTYVKSLLRYIIDDLVKFRAIQGDNDLGGMIICESSEQARNLYKFFYEIQDELNQDRIQKINLKAGLILFDSDDKETRRKIIDDFKKNYTIDILIVFNMLLTGFDAPRLKRLYFGRKIKDHNLLQAITRVNRPYKSMKRGFLIDFADIKQNFDESNAAYLQELNRYNNDPEDNSDPDENLPDMYRQVMEDKDALINQMKETRQALFCYSMDNAEAFSTEISSQEDKKVLIQLRKAMELAKDAMNLVRTFGDDELKKDFEKLNIEKLPLMLSEVNRRIAMINQKEAWANSDATQAAVNEAMLNIEFNFSCIGTEELKIVDGGTELREKYKRAVRGFVDNFDHEDLEYIELEQAFKAIFDKHGFTPANLAVYNEQNQAMNDILERLEKLRKANEALLKKYNGDTKFAYVHKRIREENKAREVHHKDPIISKFDEDIVQALLTIKGTIDSKVYDRNDILKQDTYFGKTVMQEIALGLKKFPQLKPQMPDYQFIQQRVAKQYIDQYNNYYGS from the coding sequence ATGCCTAAGGAATTTACGGAAGCAACACGCGTTCAATTGACTGCGATTCAACATTTGACTCGTATCGGCTATTCGTATTTAGGCAAAATTTCCCAGGAACCGGGTGCGCTTCCTGCTGCCGATATCCGTAAATACGATCCCGAGACAAATATCCTCACGAATATATTTGCGGCTCAATTCCAGAAATTGAATCCTTCGGCAAAAGTCAATCCCCAAAATATTTTGGACGATATTCGCAAGGAATTGGATGACGATGATCTTGGTCAGCAGTTTTACCAGAGAATCACAAAGTGTTCTCCCTATAAGCTGATTGATTTCGACAATCCCGAAAATAACACCTACCATTGCACGGCAGAATTTACCTGCCGTAATGGGGAAGATAGCTTTCGCCCCGATATTACCCTGTTCATTAACGGCTTGCCTCTCGTTTTTATCGAGGTAAAGAAGCCGAATAATGCGGGCGGTATGGTTGCCGAAAGTAAGCGAATGAACGAAATTCGATTCCCGAACAAGAAGTTCCGTCGCTTTATCAATATCACCCAGCTCATGATTTTCTCCAATAACATGGAGTACGATGCCAAGGGTGGTGTAGTTCCTATTGAAGGCGTTTTCTATTGCACTGCAGCCAAGGAATCAGCACCTTTCAACTGCTTTAGGGAAGAAAATCCCAAGCGCGAAGAAGTTGCACCCTTTGTAGCAAACTTTCCCTATGCACCTATTAGCCCTGAATTTGAAAAACAGGTGCTGATGGACTTTAATGTTCCAGTTTTAAAAGACAATCCAGAATACAAGTATAACCTTGGAATCAACACGCCCACCAACCGCGTGCTTACATCTATGGTTAGCCCGGTTCGCTTGCTGTTCTTGCTGAAATATGGCATTGCCTACTTGCACAAGGAAAAGCAGAATAAGGATGGCCAGATTGAAAGCCGTCACGAAAAGCATATCATGCGTTATCAGCAGTTCTTTGCCGCCATGGTTATTCGCGAAAAATTGGCGACAGGCGTAACTTCTGGCGTTGTCTGGCATACTCAAGGCTCCGGAAAAACGGCTCTGTCGTTCCACTTGAGCAAGGTGCTTAAGGATTTTTACGCCAAGCAGAACAAGGTGGCGAAATTCTATTTCATTGTCGATCGCCTTGATTTGCTGGAACAGGCAACCGATGAACTTTATGCCCGTGGTTTAAAGGTTTCGACAGCAAATTCCCGCGAAGAGCTTATGGCTCAGTTCCGAACGACCCAGGCTCTGCAGGGGAACTCTGGTGCCGATGAAATCACCGTGGTGAACATCCAGAAATTCAAGGAAGATACAGAAAAGGTTGATCTTCCGAATTATGCAACCAATTTACAGCGCGTATTCATCATGGATGAAGCCCATCGTGGCTACAAGCCCAATGGATGCTTCTTGGCAAATCTTTTCAATGCCGATAGTAACGCCATCAAGATTGCCTTGACGGGCACTCCGCTTATTGGTAGTGAAAAGGCCAGTTGCAAAGTCTTTGGCGACTATTTCCATACTTACTACTACGACCGCTCCATTCAGGATGGCTACACCCTCAAAATCATTCGCGAAGATATTGAGACCAGCTACCGCAAAAAACTGGATGAAGCTTTTGAAAGCGTAAAGAAGTTGGTGGAAAAGGGCTCCGTTCAAAAGAACCAGATTATCGAACACCCGACATATGTCAAGTCGCTCCTGCGCTACATTATCGATGACCTTGTGAAGTTCCGTGCCATTCAAGGGGACAATGACCTTGGCGGCATGATTATTTGCGAATCTTCGGAACAGGCCCGCAATCTTTATAAGTTCTTCTATGAAATTCAAGATGAACTGAACCAGGATCGAATCCAGAAAATCAACCTGAAGGCAGGACTGATTCTTTTTGATAGCGATGATAAGGAAACCCGACGCAAGATTATTGACGATTTCAAGAAGAATTATACCATAGATATTCTGATTGTTTTCAATATGTTGCTGACGGGCTTTGATGCACCGCGCCTAAAGCGTCTCTATTTTGGCCGAAAAATCAAGGACCACAACTTGCTGCAGGCAATCACCCGCGTGAATCGCCCTTACAAGAGCATGAAACGCGGCTTCTTGATTGACTTTGCCGACATTAAGCAGAATTTTGATGAATCCAATGCCGCCTACCTGCAGGAACTGAATCGTTATAATAACGATCCCGAAGACAATTCCGACCCCGACGAAAACTTGCCGGATATGTACCGCCAGGTGATGGAAGATAAGGACGCCCTCATCAACCAGATGAAGGAAACCCGTCAGGCACTATTCTGCTACAGCATGGATAATGCCGAGGCCTTCTCCACAGAAATTTCCAGTCAAGAAGACAAGAAGGTTCTCATTCAGTTGCGCAAGGCCATGGAACTGGCGAAGGATGCCATGAACCTGGTTCGAACCTTTGGCGATGACGAACTTAAGAAAGACTTTGAAAAGCTCAACATCGAAAAGTTGCCCTTAATGCTTTCGGAAGTGAACCGCCGTATCGCCATGATCAACCAGAAGGAAGCCTGGGCCAATAGCGATGCTACACAGGCTGCCGTGAACGAAGCCATGCTGAATATCGAATTCAATTTCAGCTGTATCGGTACCGAAGAACTGAAAATCGTTGACGGCGGTACGGAACTTCGCGAAAAGTACAAACGCGCCGTGCGTGGTTTTGTAGATAACTTTGACCATGAAGATCTGGAATACATTGAACTGGAACAGGCCTTTAAGGCAATTTTCGACAAGCACGGCTTTACGCCCGCAAACTTGGCAGTTTACAACGAACAGAACCAGGCCATGAACGATATTCTGGAACGTCTGGAAAAATTGCGTAAGGCAAATGAAGCCTTGCTCAAAAAATACAATGGCGACACCAAATTTGCCTATGTCCATAAGCGAATCCGCGAAGAGAACAAGGCTCGCGAAGTTCACCACAAAGATCCAATAATCTCCAAGTTTGACGAAGATATTGTGCAGGCTCTTTTAACGATTAAGGGAACCATAGATTCCAAGGTCTATGACCGCAACGATATTCTAAAACAGGATACCTATTTCGGCAAAACTGTGATGCAGGAAATCGCCTTGGGTCTTAAGAAATTCCCGCAGCTGAAACCTCAAATGCCGGACTATCAGTTTATCCAGCAGCGAGTCGCCAAACAGTATATTGACCAGTATAATAATTACTACGGTAGCTAA